From one Streptomyces sp. ICC1 genomic stretch:
- a CDS encoding TldD/PmbA family protein encodes MPHSIDAAFTALPLRALADAALARARALGADHADFRLERIRSASWRLRDAKPSGGSDTTDLGYAVRVVHGGSWGFASGVDLTMDGAAKVASQAVAMAQLSAKVIKAAGSDERVELADEPVHADKTWVSAYDVNPFDVPDTEKAALLADFSARLLAADGVAHVDASLLAVHENKFYADTAGTSTTQQRVRVHPQLTAVAVNATTGEFDSMRTIAPPAGRGWEYLTGTGWDWNSELERIPGLLAEKMRAPSVEAGRYDLVVDPSNLWLTIHESIGHATELDRALGYEAAYAGTSFATFDQLGKLAYGSTIMNVTGDRTAEHGLATIGYDDEGVEAQSWDLVKDGTLAGYQTDRRIAKLTGLGRSNGCAYADSPGHVPVQRMANVSLQPDPGGLSTEDLIGGVERGIYVVGDRSWSIDMQRYNFQFTGQRFFRIENGELTGQLRDVAYQATTTEFWGSMEKVGGPQTYVLGGAFNCGKAQPGQVAAVSHGCPSALFRDVNILNTTQEAGR; translated from the coding sequence GTGCCCCATTCCATCGACGCGGCCTTCACCGCGCTGCCCTTGCGGGCGCTCGCCGACGCGGCGCTCGCCCGGGCCCGCGCGCTGGGCGCCGACCATGCCGACTTCCGTCTGGAGCGGATCCGCAGCGCCTCCTGGCGGCTGCGGGACGCCAAGCCCTCCGGCGGGTCCGACACCACCGACCTCGGGTACGCGGTCCGCGTGGTGCACGGGGGCAGCTGGGGGTTCGCCTCCGGAGTGGACCTGACCATGGACGGGGCCGCCAAGGTGGCCTCGCAGGCCGTGGCCATGGCCCAGCTCTCCGCCAAGGTGATCAAGGCCGCCGGCTCCGACGAGCGGGTCGAGCTCGCCGACGAGCCGGTGCACGCGGACAAGACCTGGGTCTCCGCCTACGACGTGAACCCCTTCGACGTGCCCGACACGGAGAAGGCGGCGCTGCTCGCCGACTTCAGCGCGCGGCTGCTCGCGGCCGACGGGGTGGCCCACGTGGACGCCTCGCTGCTGGCCGTCCACGAGAACAAGTTCTACGCCGACACCGCGGGCACCTCCACCACCCAGCAGCGGGTGCGCGTCCACCCGCAGCTCACCGCCGTCGCCGTGAACGCCACCACCGGCGAGTTCGACTCCATGCGCACCATCGCCCCGCCGGCCGGGCGCGGCTGGGAGTACCTGACCGGCACCGGCTGGGACTGGAACTCCGAGCTGGAGCGGATCCCCGGGCTGCTCGCCGAGAAGATGCGGGCGCCGAGCGTCGAGGCCGGGCGCTACGACCTGGTCGTGGACCCGTCCAACCTGTGGCTCACCATCCACGAGTCCATCGGCCACGCCACCGAGCTGGACCGGGCGCTGGGCTACGAGGCGGCGTACGCGGGGACCTCCTTCGCCACCTTCGACCAGCTGGGCAAGCTCGCCTACGGCTCCACGATCATGAACGTGACGGGCGACCGGACGGCCGAGCACGGGCTGGCCACCATCGGCTACGACGACGAGGGCGTCGAGGCGCAGAGCTGGGACCTGGTCAAGGACGGCACCCTGGCCGGCTACCAGACGGACCGGCGGATCGCGAAGCTGACCGGCCTCGGCCGCTCCAACGGCTGCGCCTACGCCGACTCCCCCGGGCACGTGCCCGTCCAGCGCATGGCGAACGTCTCGCTGCAGCCGGATCCGGGCGGGCTCTCGACCGAGGACCTGATCGGCGGGGTGGAGCGCGGGATCTACGTGGTCGGCGACCGCTCCTGGTCGATCGACATGCAGCGCTACAACTTCCAGTTCACCGGGCAGCGCTTCTTCCGCATCGAGAACGGCGAGCTGACCGGGCAGCTGCGCGACGTGGCCTACCAGGCCACGACCACCGAGTTCTGGGGCTCGATGGAGAAGGTCGGCGGTCCGCAGACCTACGTCCTGGGCGGCGCCTTCAACTGCGGGAAGGCCCAGCCGGGCCAGGTCGCGGCCGTCTCGCACGGCTGCCCCTCCGCTCTGTTCCGCGACGTGAACATCCTGAACACCACGCAGGAGGCCGGGCGATGA
- the fabG gene encoding 3-oxoacyl-[acyl-carrier-protein] reductase: MSRSVLVTGGNRGIGLAIARAFAEAGDKVAITYRSGEPPAELTALGVLAVRCDITDSDQVDQAYKQVEDAHGAVEVLVANAGITKDTLLMRMSEEDFSSVVDTNLTGTFRVVKRANRGMLRAKKGRVVLISSVVGLLGSAGQANYAASKAALVGFARSLARELGSRNITFNVVAPGFVDTDMTKVLTDEQRAGIVGQVPLGRYAQPEEIAAAVSFLASDNAAYITGAVIPVDGGLGMGH; this comes from the coding sequence TTGAGCCGCTCGGTTCTTGTCACCGGAGGTAACCGGGGCATCGGCCTCGCCATCGCCCGAGCCTTCGCGGAGGCCGGCGACAAGGTCGCGATCACGTACCGGTCGGGTGAGCCCCCGGCGGAGCTCACGGCCCTGGGCGTGCTGGCGGTTCGTTGCGACATCACCGACTCCGACCAGGTGGACCAGGCGTACAAGCAGGTCGAGGACGCGCACGGCGCGGTCGAGGTCCTGGTCGCCAACGCGGGCATCACCAAGGACACGCTGCTGATGCGCATGTCCGAGGAGGACTTCTCGTCGGTCGTCGACACCAACCTCACCGGCACCTTCCGCGTGGTCAAGCGCGCGAACCGCGGCATGCTCCGCGCCAAGAAGGGCCGCGTCGTCCTGATCTCCTCGGTCGTCGGACTGCTCGGCTCGGCCGGCCAGGCCAACTACGCGGCCTCCAAGGCCGCGCTGGTCGGCTTCGCCCGCTCCCTCGCCCGTGAGCTGGGCTCCCGCAACATCACCTTCAACGTCGTCGCCCCGGGCTTCGTGGACACCGACATGACGAAGGTGCTCACCGACGAGCAGCGTGCGGGCATCGTCGGCCAGGTGCCCTTGGGCCGCTACGCGCAGCCCGAGGAGATCGCGGCCGCCGTCAGCTTCCTGGCGTCCGACAACGCCGCGTACATCACAGGAGCCGTCATTCCCGTTGACGGCGGATTGGGCATGGGTCACTGA
- the fabI gene encoding enoyl-ACP reductase FabI: protein MSGILDGKRILITGVLMESSIAFHTARLAQEQGAEVILTAFPRPTLTERIARKLPKPTKVIELDVTNDEHLARVEELVRAELGGLDGVVHSIGFAPQDALGGNFLNTPFESVATAMHVSAFSLKSLTMACKPLFPENEGGAVVGLTFDAQYAWPQYDWMGPAKAALEATSRYLARDLGKEKIRCNLISAGPIGSMAAKSIPGFSDLADIWNQRSPMEWNMADPEPAGRGVVALLSDWFPKTTGEIVHVDGGLHAMGA, encoded by the coding sequence ATGAGCGGAATTCTCGACGGCAAGCGCATCCTCATCACCGGGGTGCTGATGGAGTCGTCCATCGCCTTCCACACCGCCCGGCTGGCCCAGGAGCAGGGCGCCGAGGTCATCCTCACCGCGTTCCCGCGGCCGACGCTGACCGAGCGCATCGCCCGCAAGCTGCCCAAGCCCACCAAGGTGATCGAGCTCGACGTCACCAATGACGAGCACCTGGCCCGCGTGGAGGAGCTCGTCCGCGCGGAGCTCGGCGGCCTCGACGGCGTCGTCCACTCCATCGGCTTCGCGCCGCAGGACGCGCTCGGCGGCAACTTCCTGAACACCCCGTTCGAGTCGGTGGCCACCGCCATGCACGTCTCGGCGTTCTCGCTGAAGTCGCTGACCATGGCGTGCAAGCCGCTGTTCCCGGAGAACGAGGGCGGCGCGGTCGTCGGCCTCACCTTCGACGCGCAGTACGCGTGGCCGCAGTACGACTGGATGGGCCCGGCCAAGGCCGCGCTCGAGGCGACCAGCCGCTACCTCGCCCGCGACCTGGGCAAGGAGAAGATCCGCTGCAACCTGATCTCGGCGGGCCCGATCGGCTCGATGGCCGCGAAGTCCATCCCGGGCTTCTCGGACCTGGCGGACATCTGGAACCAGCGCTCCCCGATGGAGTGGAACATGGCCGACCCGGAGCCGGCGGGCCGCGGCGTCGTCGCCCTGCTGTCGGACTGGTTCCCGAAGACCACCGGCGAGATCGTCCACGTGGACGGCGGCCTGCACGCGATGGGTGCCTGA
- a CDS encoding FadR/GntR family transcriptional regulator yields MPLTSPRRSALVDQVIAQLRNQITTGEWSVGSRIPTEPELVELLGVARNTVREAVRALAHNGLLNIRQGSGTYVIATSELAGVMHRRFAGADPRHIAELRSTLESSAARLAAERRTARDLVQLDALLARREEAWSGGEAEVFIAADVALHMAVVAASHNDVLIELYADLGDLVADWLRTDVGSELDPASHLDHARLIEAIRRGDGVAAASEAAGYPFVCLGRDRKPGNDLEAGKDLTDGEDPEAGSDLESGEAAGEPRGVTAAGG; encoded by the coding sequence ATGCCGCTGACCTCGCCCCGGCGATCCGCGCTCGTCGACCAGGTGATCGCCCAGCTCAGGAACCAGATCACCACCGGTGAATGGTCCGTCGGGTCCCGCATCCCCACCGAGCCCGAGCTCGTGGAGCTGCTGGGGGTCGCCCGCAACACCGTGCGGGAGGCGGTCCGGGCCCTCGCGCACAACGGGCTGCTGAACATCCGCCAGGGCTCGGGGACGTACGTCATCGCCACCAGCGAGCTGGCCGGCGTGATGCACCGCCGCTTCGCCGGCGCCGACCCCCGACACATCGCGGAGCTGCGCTCGACGCTGGAGTCCTCGGCGGCCCGCCTCGCGGCGGAGCGCCGGACCGCGCGGGACCTCGTACAGCTGGACGCGCTGCTGGCGCGGCGCGAGGAGGCCTGGTCGGGCGGGGAGGCGGAGGTGTTCATCGCGGCGGACGTGGCCCTGCACATGGCGGTGGTGGCGGCCTCGCACAACGACGTCCTGATCGAGCTGTACGCGGACCTCGGCGATCTGGTGGCCGACTGGCTGCGCACCGACGTGGGCTCCGAGCTCGATCCCGCCTCGCACCTGGACCACGCCCGGCTGATCGAGGCGATCCGGCGCGGCGACGGGGTCGCGGCGGCCTCGGAGGCGGCCGGCTATCCGTTCGTCTGCCTCGGCAGGGACCGGAAGCCCGGCAATGACCTGGAGGCCGGCAAGGATCTGACGGACGGCGAGGACCCGGAGGCCGGCAGCGACCTGGAGTCCGGCGAGGCCGCCGGGGAGCCGCGGGGCGTCACTGCCGCTGGTGGCTGA
- a CDS encoding MFS transporter has protein sequence MSDEEIQTLNRPQAVRTALPQPLPATATPQPAWLGPVLLVGIVLAALNLRPAITSLGALFEETRTGLGMSGTVAGLITSVPALCFAVFGVTAPRLSRRFGPAAVVCAGMAAVTAGLLIRPFAHNAAGFLAASALTLAGIALTNVLLPVIVKRWFPDRVGTMTGLYSMALAAGTSLAAAATVPMTQALGGSWRTGLLMWAFLAVAAVLPWLAIAAAARKEKAAAAAGSKGPAVRADTGPRVVRSRTAWALACYFGLQATGAYITMGWLPQIFRDAGVSAGTAGILLAVTMVMGVPLAFVIPGLAGRMRNQGPIAVVLGLFGLAGYLGLYFAPAAGAWAWVLLLGVSNCAFPLVITMIGLRAKTPAGVVKLSAFAQSTGYLISIPGPLLIGALYQHSGGWDLPLALMAGLLVPQIALGLLAGRDRTIEDECGMRD, from the coding sequence ATGTCCGACGAAGAAATCCAGACCCTGAACCGGCCCCAGGCCGTGCGCACGGCACTCCCGCAGCCCCTTCCCGCCACCGCCACCCCGCAGCCGGCGTGGCTCGGACCCGTGCTCCTCGTCGGCATCGTGCTGGCCGCCCTCAACCTGCGGCCCGCCATCACCAGCCTCGGCGCCCTCTTCGAGGAGACCCGCACGGGCCTCGGCATGAGCGGCACCGTGGCCGGGCTCATCACCTCCGTACCCGCCCTCTGCTTCGCCGTCTTCGGCGTCACCGCGCCCCGGCTCTCCCGCCGCTTCGGGCCCGCCGCCGTCGTCTGCGCCGGCATGGCCGCCGTCACCGCGGGCCTGCTGATCCGGCCCTTCGCACACAACGCCGCCGGGTTCCTCGCCGCCAGCGCCCTGACCCTGGCCGGCATAGCCCTGACCAACGTGCTCCTCCCCGTCATCGTCAAGCGATGGTTCCCCGACCGGGTCGGCACCATGACCGGCCTCTACTCCATGGCCCTGGCCGCCGGCACCTCGCTCGCCGCCGCCGCGACCGTCCCGATGACCCAGGCCCTCGGCGGCAGCTGGCGCACCGGCCTGCTGATGTGGGCCTTCCTCGCCGTGGCCGCCGTACTGCCCTGGCTGGCGATCGCCGCCGCCGCCCGCAAGGAGAAGGCGGCCGCGGCCGCCGGGTCGAAGGGCCCGGCCGTCCGCGCCGACACCGGCCCGCGCGTCGTCCGCAGCCGCACGGCCTGGGCCCTGGCCTGCTACTTCGGCCTCCAGGCCACCGGCGCCTACATCACCATGGGCTGGCTCCCGCAGATCTTCCGCGACGCCGGAGTCTCCGCCGGCACCGCGGGCATCCTGCTCGCCGTCACCATGGTCATGGGCGTCCCGCTCGCCTTCGTCATCCCCGGCCTCGCCGGCCGGATGAGGAACCAGGGCCCCATCGCCGTCGTCCTCGGCCTCTTCGGCCTCGCCGGCTACCTCGGCCTCTACTTCGCCCCCGCCGCCGGGGCCTGGGCCTGGGTGCTGCTGCTCGGCGTCTCCAACTGCGCCTTCCCCCTCGTCATCACGATGATCGGACTGCGCGCCAAGACCCCGGCCGGAGTCGTCAAGCTCTCCGCCTTCGCCCAGAGCACCGGCTACCTCATCTCCATCCCCGGACCGCTCCTCATCGGGGCCCTCTACCAGCACAGCGGCGGCTGGGACCTGCCGCTCGCCCTCATGGCCGGACTCCTCGTCCCGCAGATCGCGCTCGGACTGCTCGCGGGCCGGGACCGCACGATCGAGGACGAATGCGGCATGCGAGACTGA
- a CDS encoding SGM_5486 family transporter-associated protein — protein sequence MSPVLEPNPQNGHKKLGIVLGAMLLVTVVISVIATIASP from the coding sequence ATGTCGCCCGTACTCGAACCGAACCCCCAGAACGGCCACAAGAAGCTGGGCATCGTGCTGGGCGCGATGCTCCTCGTGACCGTCGTCATCTCCGTGATCGCGACCATCGCCTCCCCGTAG
- a CDS encoding histidine phosphatase family protein, translating to MSADTPRRIVLLRHAKAEWSDGTDHDRPLAERGRHDAPAAGQKLAQTGITFDLALCSSAARTRETWKLVVQELPHRPKTSYEERLYEASLGELIALVNETPDEVRNLLVIGHNPGVHALADALAGSAEGDALPRMNRSGFPTSALAVVSFTGSWKSVEHGVGTLLDYWTPRA from the coding sequence ATGAGCGCCGACACACCCCGCAGGATCGTCCTCCTCCGGCACGCCAAGGCCGAATGGTCGGACGGCACGGACCACGACCGCCCCCTGGCCGAGCGCGGCCGGCACGACGCCCCCGCCGCCGGCCAGAAGCTGGCCCAGACGGGCATCACCTTCGACCTGGCCCTCTGCTCCAGCGCGGCCCGTACCCGCGAGACCTGGAAGCTCGTCGTCCAGGAGCTGCCGCACCGGCCGAAGACCTCCTACGAGGAACGGCTCTACGAGGCTTCGCTGGGCGAGCTCATCGCCCTGGTCAACGAAACCCCCGACGAGGTCAGGAACCTGCTGGTCATCGGCCACAACCCCGGTGTGCACGCCCTCGCCGACGCCCTCGCCGGCAGCGCGGAGGGCGATGCGCTGCCCCGGATGAACCGCAGCGGCTTCCCCACCTCCGCCCTGGCCGTCGTCTCCTTCACCGGCTCGTGGAAGTCCGTGGAGCACGGCGTCGGCACCCTGCTGGACTACTGGACCCCGCGCGCCTGA
- the serB gene encoding phosphoserine phosphatase SerB, which translates to MSASQTSDVPTLLVKIFGKDRPGITAGLFDTLAAYSVDVVDIEQVVTRGRIVLCALVTHPSGSTEGELRATVHSWADSLKLQAEILSGTGDNRPRGSGRSHVTVLGHPLTAESTAAIAARITGTGGNIDRIFRLAKYPVTAVEFAVSGAETEALRTVLATAAAQIGVDVAVVSAGLHRRAQRLVVMDVDSTLIQDEVIELFAAHAGCEAEVAEVTERAMRGELDFEQSLHARVALLAGLDASVVDKVRSEVRLTPGARTLIRTLKRLGYQVGVVSGGFTQVTDDLRERLGLDFASANTLEIVDGKLTGRVTGEIVDRAGKARLLRRFAAEAGVPLAQTVAIGDGANDLDMLNAAGLGVAFCAKPVVRQAADTAVSVPFLDAVLYLLGITREEVEAADLA; encoded by the coding sequence ATGAGCGCTTCGCAGACCTCCGACGTCCCCACCCTCCTCGTCAAGATCTTCGGCAAGGACCGTCCCGGGATCACCGCCGGGCTGTTCGACACCCTCGCGGCCTACTCCGTCGACGTCGTCGACATCGAGCAGGTCGTCACGCGGGGCCGCATCGTCCTGTGCGCCCTCGTCACCCACCCTTCCGGCAGCACCGAGGGCGAGCTGCGGGCCACCGTCCACAGCTGGGCCGACTCGCTCAAGCTGCAGGCGGAGATCCTCTCCGGTACCGGTGACAACCGGCCGCGCGGCAGTGGCCGTTCGCACGTCACCGTGCTGGGGCACCCGCTCACCGCCGAGTCCACGGCCGCCATCGCCGCGCGGATCACCGGGACCGGCGGCAACATCGACCGCATCTTCCGGCTCGCGAAGTATCCGGTGACGGCCGTCGAGTTCGCCGTCTCCGGCGCCGAGACCGAGGCGCTGCGCACGGTCCTGGCCACCGCCGCCGCGCAGATCGGCGTCGACGTGGCCGTGGTCTCGGCCGGGCTGCACCGGCGCGCCCAGCGCCTGGTCGTCATGGACGTGGACTCGACCCTGATCCAGGACGAGGTCATCGAGCTCTTCGCCGCGCACGCGGGCTGCGAGGCCGAGGTCGCCGAGGTGACCGAACGGGCCATGCGCGGTGAGCTGGACTTCGAGCAGTCGCTGCACGCCCGGGTCGCGCTGCTGGCCGGTCTGGACGCCTCCGTCGTGGACAAGGTCCGCTCCGAGGTGCGCCTCACCCCCGGTGCCCGGACCCTGATCCGCACCCTCAAGCGCCTCGGCTACCAGGTGGGCGTGGTCTCCGGCGGGTTCACCCAGGTGACGGACGATCTCCGGGAGCGGCTGGGGCTGGACTTCGCCTCCGCCAACACCCTGGAGATCGTGGACGGCAAGCTGACCGGCCGGGTCACCGGCGAGATCGTGGACCGGGCGGGCAAGGCCCGGCTGCTGCGCCGCTTCGCCGCGGAGGCCGGCGTACCGCTGGCGCAGACGGTGGCCATCGGCGACGGCGCCAATGACCTGGACATGCTGAACGCGGCCGGGCTGGGCGTGGCCTTCTGCGCCAAGCCGGTGGTCCGCCAGGCCGCGGACACCGCCGTGAGCGTGCCGTTCCTGGACGCCGTGCTGTACCTGCTGGGGATCACCCGGGAAGAGGTCGAGGCCGCCGACCTGGCGTAG